AACGCGTAGATTCGATGCATCCAGTTTAGGACCCATCGCGCCCACGCGCCAACGGCCACCGTTGAAAAACCGGGTTGCCCGGAGGATCTACGGCAACCGGCGGATCCCGGGGTAGCGCTGATGAGCCCAGATCATATAGCTCAGGCTGACGACAGCACCCAGAGCGACGGTAGCCGGTGCGCCCAGCCGGCCGGCCATCAAACCTGCCTGCAGGCCCCCGAGGCGCATCATCGCCTGAAAGGAAAGAGTGTAAACCCCCATCACCCGCCCCCGCACGGAATCCTCCACGTGGGTCTGGATCAGGGTGTTGGCCAGCGCGTTCTGCCACACGAACGCGATCCCGGTGAGCACGAGAAAGCCCAGAGCGATGAAGAAAGACCGGGAAAGGGAGAACCCCAGCAACGCCATCGGAAAGCCCAGGTTCCCCCACGTCAGCATGCGCCCCCGCTGGCCTGCGTCTCCATACGCCGCCGCCAGCAACGCCCCGGCCACCGCGCCAACCCCGACCGCCCCCATCATGAGGCCATAGGCGACCGCTTCCGGCTGGACGCATGACAGGAGCGCTCCCCCCAGACGGCTCTCCGCCGCTGCCCGGCAAAGGGCCCCCACCACCGGCGCCGCGCTATCCCGAAGGGAGGTCCGGGCGAAAACCGGGAGAAGGGTGGTGTAGGGCATCGATAGAAAGGCGGAAACCCCCACCATGCTCACCAGGCCCTGCAGGATCACATCGGATCGGATCCGCGCCAGCCCGGCCAGAGGATCCCCGGAAGCTCCAGACAGGCGCCGCCGGGCGGTCGAGGCCGGCAACCGCATGGCCAGGAGGCCGGCGATCACCGCGAGAAAGGAAAGGCCGTTCAGAAAGAACGCCATGGCCTCCCCTAAGGTCGCCACCACCAGGCCGGCCAGGGAGGGGCCGATGATCCGCGCGAAGTTGAAGAGGGAGGAGTTCAGGGCGATGGCGTTTCCCAGATCTTCCTCGCCCACCATCTCCACCACAAAGGCCTGACGGGCAGGCACATCCAGCATCTGAAAGGCGGCCAGGAGCATCGCCATGACCCAGACGTGCCAGACCTGGATCCACCCGCTCCAGGTCAGCCAGGCCAGGAGGAAGGCCTGACCCATCATGAGCGATTGCGTGATCACAATCAACCAGCGCCGGGGGAAGCGATCCGCCAGGCTTCCACCGAAGAGGGCCAGGGGCAAAAGCGGCAGAACGGAGAGGCCGTTCATAACGCCCAGGCTGACCGGCGATCCGCTGAGCCGATAGACCAGCCAGTTCTGGGCGATCGTTTGCATCCAGGTCCCGCTGAGGGAGATCAGCTGGCCGATGAAATACAGGCGGTAATTCCAGTGGCGAAGCGCCCGGAAGGGATGATGCGCGCGATGGGTGGACATGGCAGGCATCCCTCATCAGCGATGGATCGGAAGAAAGGGCCGCCTCCGACAGCCCCCGGATTCTATTCGAAATGAACGGTGGCCCCATCATCCGGCTCCACCGCAAACAGAGCGGGGCGCCGGCCGAAACGCGCTTCATAATGCCGGATGATGACCTCGCCCGCCGCCTGAGCGGCCTCCCGCCGGACGACCGCCAGGA
The sequence above is drawn from the Thermoflexus sp. genome and encodes:
- a CDS encoding MFS transporter; translation: MSTHRAHHPFRALRHWNYRLYFIGQLISLSGTWMQTIAQNWLVYRLSGSPVSLGVMNGLSVLPLLPLALFGGSLADRFPRRWLIVITQSLMMGQAFLLAWLTWSGWIQVWHVWVMAMLLAAFQMLDVPARQAFVVEMVGEEDLGNAIALNSSLFNFARIIGPSLAGLVVATLGEAMAFFLNGLSFLAVIAGLLAMRLPASTARRRLSGASGDPLAGLARIRSDVILQGLVSMVGVSAFLSMPYTTLLPVFARTSLRDSAAPVVGALCRAAAESRLGGALLSCVQPEAVAYGLMMGAVGVGAVAGALLAAAYGDAGQRGRMLTWGNLGFPMALLGFSLSRSFFIALGFLVLTGIAFVWQNALANTLIQTHVEDSVRGRVMGVYTLSFQAMMRLGGLQAGLMAGRLGAPATVALGAVVSLSYMIWAHQRYPGIRRLP